A region from the Antennarius striatus isolate MH-2024 chromosome 22, ASM4005453v1, whole genome shotgun sequence genome encodes:
- the creb3l2 gene encoding cyclic AMP-responsive element-binding protein 3-like protein 2 encodes MEILDSSEPFLHWDRNLSELSEDGEIDSVLYTNHFSELLDDLSQDALLGQLLSDPFLSGVRGGMEDMEMEDGSDLSPSSPLPPHITAEHSYSLCGDSRPQSPLSHLTGEQGSEAAESDGEWPMEQNDDIDSLLCEAPALLPTLSLTLASGPQAPEAPVAVPAPSTPPAQPSVSSQNQVKGNKIKEEIIIPQIKLEPHEVDQFLNLSPKGLESLQMPPTPPSSHGSDSEGSQSPVHAPPGLSCPTSPSSPPPSQASLKVSPRASSCLSNSPLLTAPHKLQGSGPLMLTEEERRTLVAEGYPVPTKLPLTKAEEKALKKIRRKIKNKISAQESRRKKKEYMDTLEKKVETCSNENNELRRKVETLECTNKSLLQQLQSLQAVVAGKVPKSCRVAGTQTSSCLMVVVLCFALFLGSFYPGSFTQHSTINEIGLASEHVGVKESYMTTVKSRNLLSTFEEEQPHVLGLGGEYPDQLEDTPAVVMAAWRRSEQQKLVVEPRTETHPPFRNKSNDTQTSKNLLLDMHRSLEQRTNDSRSKIIELERTVNEKS; translated from the exons CATTTCTCCGAGCTTCTGGATGATCTCTCCCAGGATGCTTTGCTGGGCCAGCTGCTTAGTGACCCCTTCTTGTCTGGAGTTAGAGGCGGCATGGAGGACATGGAGATGGAGGACGGTAGCGACCTGTCCCCTTCTTCCCCTCTCCCCCCTCACATCACAGCCGAGCACAGCTACTCGCTCTGTGGCGACAGCCGTCCGCAGTCGCCGCTGTCGCACCTGACTGGAGAGCAAGGCAGCGAAGCAG cgGAGTCCGACGGGGAGTGGCCCATGGAGCAGAACGATGACATTGACAGCCTGCTGTGTGAGGCTCCTGCCCTTCTCCCCACCCTCTCCCTCACACTGGCCTCAGGGCCCCAAGCACCCGAGGCCCCTGTGGCGGTTCCTGCTCCTTCTACCCCCCCAGCTCAGCCTTCAGTCAGCAGTCAGAACCAGGTCAAAGGCAACAAG ATAAAGGAGGAGATTATAATCCCCCAGATTAAACTGGAGCCTCATGAAGTTGACCAGTTTCTCAATCTTTCACCCAAAG GACTGGAGTCCCTGCAGATGCCTCCCACTCCGCCCAGTTCCCACGGCAGTGACTCTGAAGGCAGCCAGAGCCCCGTCCACGCTCCGCCAGGCCTGTCCTGCCCCACCTCCCCGAGCAGCCCCCCTCCATCCCAGGCCAGCCTAAAAGTGTCGCCTCGTGCCTCTTCCTGCTTGTCCAACTCCCCACTGCTCACTGCTCCCCAT AAACTGCAGGGTTCTGGCCCGTTGATGCTTACTGAGGAGGAGCGTCGTACGCTGGTGGCCGAAGGTTACCCAGTTCCAACCAAACTGCCCCTCACCAAGGCTGAGGAGAAGGCGCTGAAGAAGATCCGCAGGAAGATCAAAAATAAG ATTTCAGCTCAGGAGAGTcgcaggaagaagaaagagtacATGGACACCCTGGAGAAGAA GGTGGAGACATGCTCCAATGAAAACAACGAGCTACGCAGAAAAGTTGAAACTCTGGAATGTACCAACAA GTCTCTGTTACAGCAGCTGCAGTCTCTGCAGGCAGTGGTGGCAGGAAAAGTCCCCAAGTCCTGCAGGGTAGCAGGAACCCAGACATCGTCCTGCTTAATG GTGGTCGTGTTGTGTTTTGCTCTGTTTTTGGGGAGTTTCTACCCCGGCAGTTTCACTCAGCATTCCACCATCAATGAAATTGGACTTGCCTCAGAACATGTGGGTGTTAAAGAGTCCTACATGACCACAG TCAAGTCAAGAAATCTGTTATCAACCTTTGAAGAAGAGCAGCCCCATGTCCTCGGACTGGGCGGAGAATATCCCGACCAATTAGAGGACACGCCAGCCGTCGTCATGGCCGCGTGGCGTCGCTCAGAGCAACAGAAACTGGTGGTGGAGCCCAGAACGGAAACACACCCTCCTTTCAGGAATAAAAGCAACGACACGCAGACATCAAAAAACCTTCTGCTGGACAtgcacag GTCTCTGGAGCAGAGGACGAACGACAGCAGGAGTAAAATTATAGAGCTGGAGCGAACAGTCAACGAGAAGTCATGA